The following proteins are co-located in the Vibrio azureus genome:
- a CDS encoding DUF2498 family protein: protein MPNKEYIEEFDLLLIANQLLQEHEDYVKGIRATSVEEKEDVLVFKGDYFLDEHGLPTAQTPIVFNLFKYLAHQLSKQFTTIKS from the coding sequence ATGCCTAATAAAGAATACATTGAAGAATTCGACCTACTCTTAATTGCAAATCAACTTCTGCAAGAACACGAAGACTATGTCAAAGGCATCCGTGCAACAAGTGTAGAAGAAAAAGAGGATGTGCTGGTCTTCAAAGGGGATTACTTTTTAGATGAACACGGCCTACCAACCGCCCAAACACCAATAGTATTCAATCTATTTAAATACTTAGCTCATCAGCTCTCAAAACAGTTTACCACAATAAAGTCGTAA
- the topA gene encoding type I DNA topoisomerase, which produces MGKSLVIVESPAKAKTINKYLGKDFIVKSSVGHVRDLPTAGQSTGEKKAAAISTKGMSPEEKARVKKEKDRKALIKKMGINPYDDWTANYQILPGKEKVVNELQKLAQDADFVYLATDLDREGEAIAWHLREIIGGDEERYKRVVFNEITKNAIQQAFQTPGELNMDGVNAQQARRFMDRVVGFMVSPLLWKKVARGLSAGRVQSVAVKLLVEREREINAFIPEEFWDIHANTHTKDNTPFKLLVAQKDGVAFKPVNETETQSAIAVLEKASYEVCKREDRPTKSKPSAPYITSTLQQAASTRLGYGVKKTMMLAQRLYEAGYITYMRTDSTNLSAEAVDAVRSYIDSEFGNKYLPTSPITYGSKEGAQEAHEAIRPSSVEVLASDLQGVDADAHKLYSLIWNQFVACQMTPAEYDSTTISVKANAYTLKAKGRILKFDGWTRVQRPMGKNEDTILPSVQVGEMLDLAGLEPKQHFTKPPARFTEAALVKELEKRGIGRPSTYASIISTIQDRGYVKVDQRRFYAEKMGEIVSDRLDDSFNDLMNYDFTARMEQKLDQIAEGEVNWKSVLDNFFTDFTGDLEKAEQDEAEGGMKLNHIVMTDIECPTCQRPMGIRTASTGVFLGCSGYALPPKERCKTTINLGDEEGIINVLEEDVETAALRAKKRCPICETAMDPYLIDDKRKMHVCGNNPNCEGYLVEFGEFKVKGYDGPVVECDKCGSDMVLKNGRFGKYMDCTSETCKNTRKILKNGEVAPPKEDPVHFPELPCENSDAYFVLRDGASGLFMAASNFPKSRETRAPLVAELAQYEERLPEKFKYLATAPSADPDGRPAVVRFSRKTKENYVRTEENGKPSGWTALYVDGRWEVTDKRKKSKS; this is translated from the coding sequence ATGGGTAAATCACTCGTTATCGTGGAATCTCCAGCCAAGGCAAAGACGATAAACAAATACCTTGGTAAAGACTTTATTGTAAAGTCTAGTGTTGGTCATGTTCGTGATCTTCCTACTGCCGGTCAAAGTACAGGTGAGAAGAAAGCTGCTGCCATTTCGACAAAAGGTATGTCACCTGAAGAAAAGGCCAGAGTTAAGAAAGAAAAAGATCGCAAAGCATTGATCAAGAAAATGGGGATCAACCCATACGATGATTGGACGGCCAATTATCAGATTCTTCCGGGTAAAGAGAAAGTTGTAAACGAACTGCAGAAATTAGCTCAAGACGCTGATTTTGTTTATCTCGCAACCGATTTGGACCGCGAAGGAGAGGCCATTGCATGGCACCTACGCGAGATCATTGGCGGTGACGAAGAACGTTATAAACGAGTTGTTTTTAACGAAATTACTAAAAATGCTATCCAGCAAGCTTTCCAAACGCCAGGTGAGTTAAATATGGATGGTGTTAATGCTCAGCAAGCTCGTCGCTTTATGGACCGTGTTGTGGGCTTTATGGTCTCTCCATTATTGTGGAAAAAAGTTGCTCGAGGGTTATCCGCTGGCCGAGTACAGTCTGTTGCCGTTAAGCTTTTAGTTGAGAGAGAGCGTGAAATTAATGCATTCATCCCAGAAGAGTTCTGGGATATTCATGCGAATACTCACACCAAAGATAACACTCCGTTCAAGCTACTTGTGGCGCAAAAAGACGGTGTGGCTTTTAAACCGGTTAACGAAACGGAAACCCAATCAGCAATTGCTGTATTGGAAAAAGCCAGTTACGAAGTATGTAAGCGTGAAGACCGCCCAACGAAAAGTAAACCATCAGCACCTTACATTACATCGACTCTTCAACAAGCTGCGAGTACTCGCTTAGGCTACGGCGTTAAGAAAACCATGATGTTGGCTCAGCGTCTGTATGAGGCGGGTTACATTACCTATATGCGTACTGACTCTACAAACCTAAGTGCTGAAGCTGTTGATGCAGTTCGTAGTTACATTGACAGTGAGTTTGGTAATAAATACCTACCTACGAGTCCAATTACCTACGGTAGTAAAGAAGGCGCACAAGAGGCTCACGAGGCGATTCGCCCTTCTAGCGTTGAGGTGCTAGCAAGTGATCTACAAGGCGTTGATGCTGATGCCCATAAACTTTACTCGCTGATCTGGAATCAATTTGTTGCTTGTCAAATGACACCTGCAGAATATGACTCAACGACCATCAGCGTTAAAGCAAATGCATATACGTTGAAAGCGAAAGGTAGAATTCTGAAATTTGATGGTTGGACACGTGTACAGCGCCCAATGGGTAAGAACGAAGACACGATACTACCGTCGGTTCAAGTGGGTGAGATGCTCGATTTGGCAGGCTTAGAGCCAAAGCAGCACTTTACCAAGCCACCTGCACGATTTACGGAAGCTGCCCTTGTTAAAGAGCTGGAAAAACGTGGTATTGGCCGTCCTTCTACCTATGCATCCATTATTTCCACTATCCAGGATCGTGGTTATGTAAAAGTGGACCAACGTCGTTTCTATGCGGAAAAAATGGGTGAAATAGTATCAGATCGTCTTGATGACAGCTTCAATGACCTGATGAACTATGACTTTACTGCACGTATGGAACAGAAACTAGACCAGATTGCTGAAGGTGAAGTGAACTGGAAGTCGGTTTTAGACAACTTCTTCACCGACTTCACAGGTGACTTAGAAAAAGCGGAACAAGATGAAGCTGAAGGCGGTATGAAGCTGAATCATATCGTAATGACAGACATTGAGTGTCCGACATGCCAACGCCCTATGGGGATTCGCACCGCGTCTACAGGCGTATTCCTTGGCTGTTCTGGTTATGCATTACCTCCTAAAGAGCGTTGTAAAACAACCATTAACTTAGGTGATGAAGAAGGCATCATCAATGTTCTCGAAGAAGACGTAGAAACTGCTGCGCTTCGTGCTAAGAAACGTTGCCCAATTTGTGAAACGGCAATGGACCCTTACCTGATTGATGACAAGCGTAAAATGCACGTTTGTGGTAACAACCCAAACTGTGAAGGCTACTTGGTTGAGTTTGGTGAGTTTAAAGTCAAAGGGTATGACGGGCCTGTTGTTGAATGCGATAAATGCGGCTCAGATATGGTGCTTAAGAACGGCCGATTTGGTAAGTATATGGATTGTACGAGTGAAACGTGTAAGAACACGCGTAAGATTCTGAAAAATGGTGAGGTTGCGCCACCTAAAGAAGACCCTGTTCATTTCCCGGAGCTTCCATGTGAGAACTCTGATGCCTACTTTGTCTTACGTGATGGTGCTTCAGGTTTATTTATGGCGGCAAGTAACTTCCCTAAATCAAGAGAAACACGAGCTCCGCTTGTGGCTGAATTAGCGCAATACGAAGAACGTTTACCAGAGAAGTTTAAGTACCTGGCTACCGCACCTAGTGCAGACCCAGATGGTCGACCTGCTGTAGTTCGTTTTAGTCGCAAGACGAAAGAAAACTATGTACGTACTGAAGAGAATGGTAAGCCAAGTGGCTGGACGGCTCTCTATGTTGACGGGCGCTGGGAAGTGACCGATAAACGTAAAAAATCGAAATCATAG
- the glgC gene encoding glucose-1-phosphate adenylyltransferase, with protein MAGVLGMILAGGEGSRLRPLTESRSKPSVPFGGSYRLIDFALNNFVNADLMRIYVLTQFKSQSLFHHLKKGWNINGITDRFIDPIPAQMRTGKRWYEGTADAIYQNLRFMELAEPDQVCIFGSDHIYKMDIQQMLSFHKDKEASLTVSALRMPLSEASQFGVIEVDAEGRMVGFEEKPENPKSIPGDPEHALVSMGNYIFEAPVLFAELIEDADNESSSHDFGKDIIPKMFPRGDVFVYDFSTNSITGEKEEVYWRDVGTIDAYWQAHMDLLEKDAPFSLYNRKWPLHTYYPPLPPATFTDSDNGRVQIIDSLVCNGSYVRGSRIEKSVLGFRSNIASACDITESILLGDVKVGEGCVLRRVIIDKDADIAPGTQIGVNLQEDKKRYHVSDDGIVVIPKGARVGY; from the coding sequence ATGGCTGGTGTTTTGGGAATGATTCTTGCTGGCGGCGAAGGCTCTCGTTTAAGACCTTTGACTGAATCTCGCAGTAAACCTTCGGTTCCTTTTGGTGGAAGTTACCGACTCATTGATTTCGCACTTAATAACTTTGTCAATGCGGACCTAATGCGCATCTACGTATTGACTCAATTTAAGTCTCAATCACTTTTCCATCACCTAAAAAAAGGTTGGAATATCAATGGTATTACTGACCGTTTCATTGATCCAATCCCAGCTCAAATGCGCACTGGTAAGCGTTGGTATGAAGGCACTGCTGATGCGATTTACCAAAACCTGCGCTTTATGGAACTCGCTGAACCTGATCAAGTCTGTATTTTTGGTTCTGATCATATCTATAAGATGGATATTCAACAAATGTTGTCGTTCCACAAAGATAAAGAAGCGTCCTTAACGGTCTCAGCTTTACGTATGCCACTTTCTGAGGCTTCTCAATTTGGAGTGATCGAAGTGGATGCGGAAGGGCGTATGGTTGGATTCGAAGAAAAGCCTGAAAATCCAAAATCAATCCCTGGTGATCCTGAGCATGCTCTTGTTTCAATGGGCAACTATATTTTTGAAGCACCAGTCCTATTTGCTGAACTCATAGAAGATGCGGATAATGAATCTTCATCTCACGACTTTGGCAAAGATATCATTCCAAAAATGTTCCCTCGTGGTGATGTATTTGTCTATGATTTCAGCACTAACTCCATTACAGGTGAAAAAGAAGAAGTGTACTGGCGTGATGTGGGCACTATCGACGCGTATTGGCAAGCTCATATGGATTTGCTAGAAAAAGACGCGCCATTCTCTTTATATAATCGTAAATGGCCATTGCATACTTATTACCCGCCACTACCACCTGCAACGTTTACCGATTCTGATAATGGACGAGTTCAAATTATCGATAGTCTGGTTTGTAATGGAAGTTACGTACGCGGCTCTCGTATTGAAAAGTCGGTACTCGGTTTCCGCAGCAACATTGCTTCAGCTTGTGATATTACTGAAAGTATTCTTCTTGGTGATGTTAAAGTCGGTGAGGGGTGTGTGCTACGCCGAGTGATTATTGATAAAGATGCTGATATTGCACCGGGAACTCAAATAGGGGTTAACCTTCAGGAAGATAAAAAACGTTATCATGTTTCAGATGACGGTATTGTGGTTATTCCAAAAGGAGCTCGTGTTGGATACTAA
- the glgA gene encoding glycogen synthase GlgA produces the protein MFQMTVLWLFQKELVLDTNPLSVLFVASEVEGLIKSGGLADVAKALPEALQHMQHDVRICMPAYTGISNLSEAEMVLETTLDSWPHTAYQVFMLHLGDNPVYLIACSSYFDRPSMYAENNQAYTDNGERFAFFSAACLDMLPKLGFQPNIIHANDWHTGLVPFLLKKRYADSHFFANTRSILSVHNAVFKGVFSYDDVQCLPEFHSRNVPLAAISTSHIAMLKAGVMTADKINAVSPTYALELTTELGSHGMAWEFQRRSDDLVGILNGCDYSSWSPENDKYLPVHYAADYDGMVEGKRICKTALQTKLNMNIADCAMFGMVCRLTQQKGLQYLLPVLREFLKHDVQLVIVGTGEATLAEQLRAIAAEYKSKFVFVEAYDNELAHLVEAGSDFFLMPSEFEPCGLNQIYSMAYGCLPIVRGVGGLKDTVNDYDAGPALATGFVFAEPTPQALLLVMLRALLLYSQNKEEVTRVQLYAMQQRFSWSCAAKEYVQLYKAALLKSV, from the coding sequence ATGTTTCAGATGACGGTATTGTGGTTATTCCAAAAGGAGCTCGTGTTGGATACTAACCCTCTTTCGGTGTTATTCGTTGCATCAGAAGTTGAAGGGCTAATCAAAAGTGGTGGCTTAGCTGACGTTGCCAAAGCTCTACCTGAAGCCCTTCAACATATGCAGCATGATGTGAGAATCTGCATGCCAGCTTATACTGGTATTTCCAATCTTTCTGAAGCTGAAATGGTGTTGGAAACAACCTTAGATAGCTGGCCGCATACCGCTTATCAGGTTTTTATGTTGCACCTTGGCGATAACCCAGTTTACTTAATTGCCTGCTCGTCGTACTTTGATCGTCCTTCAATGTATGCGGAAAATAATCAAGCATATACGGATAATGGTGAACGGTTCGCCTTCTTTAGTGCGGCTTGTTTAGATATGTTGCCAAAATTGGGTTTCCAACCGAATATTATTCACGCCAATGACTGGCATACCGGACTGGTCCCTTTTTTGCTGAAAAAACGTTATGCTGATAGCCATTTCTTTGCTAATACGCGCAGCATTCTATCGGTGCATAATGCGGTTTTTAAAGGCGTCTTTAGCTATGACGATGTGCAATGCCTTCCAGAATTTCATAGTCGTAATGTTCCACTGGCGGCAATAAGTACTAGCCATATTGCTATGTTAAAAGCGGGAGTGATGACAGCAGACAAGATCAATGCGGTTAGCCCAACATATGCTTTGGAACTGACAACAGAGCTTGGCAGTCACGGTATGGCTTGGGAATTTCAGCGGCGTTCAGATGATCTAGTCGGTATCCTCAATGGTTGTGACTATAGCAGTTGGAGCCCCGAAAATGACAAGTATTTGCCAGTCCATTATGCCGCCGATTATGACGGTATGGTGGAAGGTAAACGTATTTGTAAGACTGCTTTGCAAACTAAGCTTAATATGAACATAGCCGATTGTGCGATGTTTGGTATGGTCTGTCGTTTAACACAGCAAAAAGGTCTCCAATACTTACTACCTGTACTGAGAGAATTCCTAAAGCATGATGTTCAATTAGTTATTGTAGGAACGGGTGAAGCCACTTTAGCGGAGCAATTAAGGGCCATTGCAGCTGAATATAAGAGCAAGTTTGTGTTTGTCGAAGCTTATGACAATGAATTGGCGCATTTAGTTGAAGCAGGGTCGGATTTCTTTCTTATGCCTTCTGAATTTGAACCTTGTGGTTTGAACCAGATTTATAGTATGGCCTATGGTTGTCTCCCTATTGTCCGAGGTGTTGGTGGTTTAAAAGACACAGTCAATGACTATGATGCGGGCCCGGCATTGGCAACAGGTTTTGTATTTGCAGAGCCGACTCCACAAGCGTTATTACTTGTTATGCTGAGAGCACTACTGCTGTACAGTCAAAATAAAGAAGAAGTGACCCGTGTTCAGCTTTATGCGATGCAGCAAAGGTTCAGTTGGAGTTGTGCTGCAAAAGAGTATGTACAGCTGTATAAAGCGGCTTTACTCAAGTCTGTTTGA
- a CDS encoding alpha/beta fold hydrolase — protein sequence MTQPILFHKTYLHSTSREWVVFVHGAGGSSSIWFKQIKAYKQHFNLLLIDLRGHGQSNQLLKELITNRYTFSDVTKDIVHVLDHLKIQSAHFVGMSLGTIIVRNLAELASERVRSMVLGGAVTRLNTRSQLLVHMGNLVKHIMPYMWLYKLFAYIVMPQKNQKESRHLFVREAKKLCQKEFKRWFILAADVNPLMKYFKEKELPIPTLYLMGEQDYMFIKPVKEMVAVHSLSTLHEIPNCGHVCNVERAEDFNYHSIEFIRKQKKTTLLNA from the coding sequence ATGACTCAACCAATTCTCTTTCATAAAACGTATTTGCACTCGACCAGTCGTGAGTGGGTGGTATTTGTGCATGGGGCTGGTGGCAGTTCATCAATATGGTTTAAGCAAATTAAAGCATATAAGCAACATTTTAATTTGTTGTTGATTGACTTAAGAGGTCATGGTCAATCAAATCAGCTACTTAAAGAGTTAATCACCAACCGCTACACTTTTTCTGATGTGACTAAAGATATTGTTCATGTATTGGATCACCTCAAAATTCAATCGGCACATTTTGTTGGGATGTCTTTAGGGACTATTATTGTCAGAAACTTGGCTGAATTGGCTTCTGAGCGTGTTCGCTCAATGGTATTGGGTGGAGCGGTCACACGATTAAATACGCGTTCACAACTGCTTGTGCATATGGGTAACCTAGTCAAACACATCATGCCCTATATGTGGTTATACAAGCTATTTGCTTATATTGTCATGCCTCAAAAAAACCAGAAAGAATCAAGGCATTTATTTGTTCGTGAGGCGAAAAAGCTGTGTCAAAAAGAGTTCAAACGTTGGTTTATTTTAGCTGCTGATGTTAACCCCTTGATGAAATATTTCAAAGAGAAGGAGCTACCAATACCGACCTTATATCTAATGGGCGAACAGGATTACATGTTTATTAAGCCTGTTAAAGAAATGGTTGCGGTACACTCACTCAGCACTCTACATGAAATCCCTAATTGTGGTCATGTCTGCAATGTTGAACGAGCTGAGGACTTCAATTACCATTCTATTGAGTTTATTAGAAAGCAAAAGAAAACCACTTTATTAAACGCTTAA
- a CDS encoding TfoX/Sxy family DNA transformation protein, whose translation MDKPILKDSMKLFEVLGKIKSRSMFGGFGLFADETMFALIVNNQLHIRADQQASSHFETQGLKPYVYKKRGFPVVTKYYAISDQLWESPQRLLEVARQSLATAQKEKQQQATTKPNRLKDLPNLRLATERMLKKAGIDSVEQLTEEGAVSAYKAIQDTHSSKVSLELLWALEGAINGTHWSVVPHSRRNELMSSLD comes from the coding sequence ATGGATAAACCGATACTCAAAGATTCAATGAAGCTATTTGAAGTACTTGGAAAGATCAAGTCACGTTCAATGTTTGGTGGTTTTGGGCTGTTTGCTGATGAAACAATGTTTGCACTCATTGTCAACAATCAGCTGCATATAAGAGCAGACCAACAAGCTTCATCACACTTCGAAACTCAAGGACTCAAACCTTACGTCTACAAAAAACGTGGTTTCCCTGTGGTTACGAAATATTATGCTATTTCTGACCAACTATGGGAGTCACCTCAGCGTTTACTGGAAGTGGCTAGGCAATCTCTGGCCACCGCCCAAAAAGAGAAACAACAACAAGCAACAACGAAGCCAAATCGCTTAAAAGATCTTCCTAATTTACGCTTAGCAACCGAAAGAATGCTAAAAAAGGCAGGTATAGACTCTGTAGAGCAGCTTACAGAGGAAGGAGCCGTGAGCGCTTATAAAGCTATTCAAGACACCCACTCCTCTAAAGTCAGTCTAGAGCTTTTGTGGGCTCTTGAAGGCGCTATCAATGGTACTCATTGGAGTGTGGTACCCCACTCAAGAAGAAACGAACTCATGAGTTCTCTTGATTAG